The following are encoded in a window of Aerococcus sanguinicola genomic DNA:
- the mgtE gene encoding magnesium transporter, with amino-acid sequence MAIKLNRLNRKDYYQAIYKSIQDNRRDDFRDLFLKLHEKDQVAVFHKLYPEKKNKIVDLLQASEFAELFEHLDYKGRRQAIEDLPADYMTEVFTYVADDEVTAFIHELPQADRQHVLESMRPSDRETIETILEHDFETAGAIMTTEVLTVYAQDSADQVITGIRQAASAVETIYYVYVVDEARHLLGVLSLRELLRAPGDCPVQDIMNSQLVQADIGMDQEEVARIIKEYDLLALPVVDGQGKLVGIVTVDDVMDVMDIETTEDFHRFAGISGSPDNESDRESIFETVKNRLPWIIILIFLGLVSANLINMFEATLSRVVILAVFMPIIMDSAGNVGTQSLAVSVRRLTLGDNTESFWVLVWKELISGIIIGLAAGITICGVAYFLFGNPVLSFIIGISLAATLSVSTVIGYLVPTLFSKIHIDPAVASGPFITTITDATGLLIYFSLATYLMHLL; translated from the coding sequence CCGCGACCTCTTCTTGAAGCTCCATGAAAAAGACCAGGTCGCTGTCTTCCATAAGCTCTACCCAGAAAAAAAGAATAAAATTGTCGACCTCCTCCAAGCCAGTGAATTCGCTGAACTCTTTGAACACTTAGACTACAAGGGACGCCGGCAAGCTATTGAAGACCTGCCCGCTGACTATATGACCGAGGTCTTCACCTATGTGGCCGACGACGAGGTCACAGCCTTCATTCATGAACTTCCCCAAGCAGACCGCCAACATGTCCTGGAAAGTATGCGGCCCAGCGACCGGGAAACGATTGAAACAATCCTAGAACATGACTTCGAAACAGCTGGGGCCATCATGACAACCGAGGTGCTCACGGTCTACGCCCAGGATAGTGCCGACCAAGTGATTACGGGCATTCGCCAAGCGGCTTCCGCCGTTGAAACCATCTATTATGTTTATGTAGTGGATGAAGCCCGCCATTTACTCGGCGTCCTCTCCCTACGTGAACTCTTGCGCGCCCCTGGGGACTGCCCAGTCCAAGATATTATGAATAGCCAATTAGTCCAAGCTGATATTGGTATGGACCAAGAAGAAGTTGCCCGTATCATCAAGGAATACGACCTACTCGCCCTCCCTGTCGTGGATGGCCAAGGTAAGTTGGTCGGGATCGTGACCGTCGACGATGTGATGGATGTTATGGATATCGAAACCACCGAGGACTTCCACCGTTTTGCTGGGATCAGTGGGTCGCCAGATAATGAAAGTGATCGCGAAAGCATCTTCGAAACGGTGAAGAACCGCCTACCCTGGATCATTATCCTGATCTTCCTCGGACTGGTTTCAGCCAACCTGATTAATATGTTCGAAGCCACCCTATCCCGGGTAGTTATCCTGGCTGTCTTCATGCCCATCATTATGGACTCGGCCGGTAATGTGGGCACCCAGTCTCTAGCTGTCTCTGTCCGCCGGCTAACCCTGGGCGATAACACCGAAAGTTTCTGGGTCTTAGTTTGGAAAGAATTAATATCTGGGATCATTATCGGCCTAGCAGCTGGCATCACCATCTGTGGTGTGGCCTACTTCCTCTTTGGAAACCCGGTCCTCTCCTTCATCATCGGGATTTCCCTAGCCGCTACCCTGTCCGTATCAACAGTCATCGGCTACCTAGTCCCAACCCTCTTCAGCAAGATCCACATCGACCCCGCCGTCGCCTCCGGTCCCTTCATCACCACCATCACCGACGCCACCGGCCTCTTAATCTACTTCAGCCTCGCCACCTACCTCATGCATTTGTTGTAA